A region of Synechococcus sp. MW101C3 DNA encodes the following proteins:
- the cbiE gene encoding precorrin-6y C5,15-methyltransferase (decarboxylating) subunit CbiE: MSSDPQAGRRQQGPPLQVIGTDAGGLASLSAAALELVRGASLLAAPSRQHSGLEAQLAAWAAQAAAATETVEAVEPSEAIEATTRPALAWKPPRLLASDKPEPLLAALQQALAAGESVVLLASGDPLWFGIGRLLLQHIPPERLRFHPAPTSLQLAFARLGRPWQDAGWVSLHGRETEPLAQRLQQRPAALAVLTDPSRGGAEEVRHLLRASGLEAAYSLWLAERLGHPQERLMRLAPTAPLPSDLDPLHLVLLIAEPPAAPEPAGLPLFGLDDGLWLQHPDRPGLMTKREVRIQLLADLELPAKGVLWDLGAGVGSIGLEALRLRPQLQLWTVERRGGSAALIQANAERLGVRPAGVLELEALAACAPGEHPSPLPDPDRVLIGGGGHGRAALLAAVLQRLRPGGVVVIPLATVEALAELRPVLERGQLEVGVSQHQAWRGAPLADGTRLAPLNPVLVLKGRRSVAGA, from the coding sequence ATGAGCAGCGACCCGCAGGCCGGCCGGCGGCAGCAAGGCCCGCCCTTGCAGGTGATCGGCACCGACGCGGGCGGCCTCGCCTCCCTGTCCGCGGCGGCGCTGGAGCTGGTGCGGGGGGCGTCCCTGCTGGCGGCACCGTCCCGGCAGCATTCCGGCCTTGAGGCCCAGCTGGCCGCCTGGGCAGCGCAGGCGGCTGCGGCCACTGAAACTGTCGAGGCCGTCGAGCCCAGTGAGGCCATCGAGGCCACCACCCGCCCCGCCCTCGCCTGGAAGCCCCCACGTCTGCTGGCCAGCGACAAGCCCGAGCCGCTGCTCGCGGCCCTGCAGCAGGCCCTTGCCGCTGGCGAGTCGGTGGTACTGCTGGCCAGCGGCGATCCGCTCTGGTTCGGCATCGGCCGGTTGCTGCTGCAGCACATTCCGCCGGAGCGCCTGCGCTTCCATCCGGCGCCCACCAGCCTGCAGCTGGCCTTCGCGCGCCTGGGCCGCCCCTGGCAGGACGCCGGCTGGGTGAGCCTGCATGGTCGCGAGACGGAACCCCTGGCCCAGCGGCTGCAGCAGCGACCGGCGGCGCTGGCGGTGCTCACCGACCCCTCGCGTGGCGGTGCCGAGGAGGTGCGCCACCTCCTGCGGGCCAGTGGCCTGGAGGCCGCCTACAGCCTGTGGCTGGCCGAGCGGCTGGGACATCCGCAGGAGCGGCTGATGCGGCTGGCTCCCACCGCACCCCTGCCCAGTGATCTCGATCCGCTGCACCTGGTGCTGCTGATCGCCGAGCCCCCGGCCGCTCCCGAACCGGCCGGCCTGCCCCTGTTCGGCCTCGACGACGGCCTCTGGCTGCAGCATCCCGATCGGCCCGGTCTGATGACCAAGCGGGAGGTACGGATCCAGCTGCTGGCTGACCTGGAGCTGCCGGCCAAGGGCGTGCTCTGGGATCTGGGCGCCGGGGTGGGCTCGATCGGCCTGGAGGCCCTGCGCCTGCGGCCCCAGTTGCAGCTGTGGACGGTGGAGCGGCGCGGCGGCTCCGCGGCGCTGATCCAGGCCAATGCCGAGCGGCTGGGGGTGCGGCCCGCCGGGGTGCTGGAGCTGGAGGCGCTGGCAGCCTGCGCCCCTGGCGAGCACCCGTCCCCCCTGCCCGACCCCGACCGCGTGTTGATCGGCGGTGGCGGCCACGGCCGCGCCGCACTGCTGGCGGCCGTGCTGCAACGCCTGCGTCCCGGCGGTGTGGTGGTGATTCCGCTGGCCACCGTGGAGGCGCTGGCGGAGCTGCGGCCAGTGCTGGAGCGGGGCCAGCTGGAGGTGGGCGTGAGCCAGCACCAGGCCTGGCGCGGTGCGCCCCTGGCCGACGGCACCCGCCTCGCGCCGCTCAACCCGGTGCTGGTGCTGAAAGGGCGCCGCTCAGTGGCCGGGGCCTGA
- a CDS encoding GH116 family glycosyl hydrolase yields the protein MARFGFSALQTLLGRGGGKEGWQAPPASWQRPFGLGWDSPYTVRYASNLDDGPWHGMPLGGFGAGCIGRSSAGHVNLWHLDGGEHWFGTLPDCQFALFESDGTTPLAMALATAPEQDDSRPGSGENPLPAWQWYPASSAEQQTGTYAARYPLSWFQHSGVFRAGVCCEAFSPILPGDYARSSYPVAVFRWQLSNPTEAPLDLSLLVSWRNTTGWFTNTDPSAAVTFRDDGSPEHSYVPAIGHGAGQRNRQINQPGLKGVLLEGPISTPIAEGEGQWCVAVPDDLPGVEVLRCSRWDPTGSGAEIWAPFARDGSIPASDNDRRSSAGEQASAAIALRLRLEPGATIELPVVISWDLPVTAFASGQQALRRYTDVFGGSGTNATAIAAEALRDWPQWREAIEAWQQPVLERSDLPEPIRMALFNELYDLASGGSLWTAATTADPVGRFGVLECLDYAWYESLDVRLYGSLALLQLWPELDKAVLRSFARAIPAADATPRPIGWYFTQGKGRVEAARKLAGATPHDLGAPNERPFDATNYTAYQDCNLWKDLASDFVLQVWRTFQLAPTGSDLRFLADCWPAAVQALQYLKTFDINDDGLPDNGGAPDQTFDDWALKGVSTYCGALWIAALEAALAMGQRLQLDLGLDTSAEQRQFSDWLEQSRANFDRLLWNGEYYRIDAGSGTPVVMADQLCGDFYARLLNLPPVVSDANALSSLTAIREACFERFEGGKLGVANGLRRDGTPLDPNGTHPLEVWTGINFGLAAYYRLMGQTGTALAITGAVVQQVYDGGLQFRTPEALTAAGTFRACHYLRAMAIWALWATHTQWQPIPGSARQP from the coding sequence ATGGCGCGCTTCGGCTTCTCCGCTCTCCAGACGCTGCTGGGACGCGGGGGCGGCAAGGAGGGGTGGCAGGCGCCGCCGGCCAGCTGGCAGCGGCCCTTCGGCCTGGGCTGGGACTCGCCCTATACGGTGCGCTACGCCAGCAACCTGGACGACGGCCCCTGGCACGGCATGCCGCTGGGCGGCTTCGGCGCAGGCTGCATCGGCCGCAGCTCCGCCGGCCATGTGAATCTCTGGCACCTCGATGGCGGTGAGCACTGGTTCGGCACCCTGCCCGACTGCCAGTTCGCCCTGTTCGAAAGCGACGGCACCACACCGTTGGCCATGGCGCTGGCCACGGCGCCGGAGCAGGACGACTCCCGGCCGGGCTCCGGCGAGAACCCCTTGCCTGCCTGGCAGTGGTACCCGGCCAGCAGCGCCGAGCAGCAGACCGGCACCTACGCCGCCCGCTACCCGCTCAGCTGGTTCCAGCACAGCGGCGTGTTCCGTGCCGGTGTCTGCTGCGAAGCCTTCAGCCCGATCCTGCCGGGCGACTACGCGCGCAGCAGCTACCCGGTGGCCGTGTTCCGCTGGCAGCTCAGCAATCCCACCGAAGCGCCGCTGGACCTCTCGCTGCTGGTGAGCTGGCGCAACACCACCGGCTGGTTCACCAACACCGATCCCAGCGCTGCCGTCACCTTCCGTGATGACGGCAGCCCCGAGCACAGCTACGTGCCGGCGATCGGCCATGGCGCCGGCCAGCGCAACCGCCAGATCAACCAGCCCGGCCTGAAGGGGGTGCTGCTGGAGGGGCCGATCAGCACGCCGATCGCCGAAGGGGAAGGCCAGTGGTGCGTGGCGGTGCCCGACGACCTGCCCGGCGTGGAAGTGCTGCGCTGCAGCCGCTGGGATCCCACCGGCAGCGGCGCCGAGATCTGGGCCCCGTTCGCCCGCGACGGCTCCATTCCCGCCAGTGACAACGACCGCCGCAGCAGCGCCGGCGAGCAGGCCAGTGCCGCCATCGCCCTGCGGCTGCGGCTGGAGCCCGGGGCCACGATCGAGCTGCCGGTGGTGATCAGCTGGGACCTGCCGGTGACCGCCTTCGCCAGCGGCCAGCAGGCGCTGCGCCGCTACACCGATGTGTTCGGTGGGAGTGGCACCAATGCCACGGCGATCGCCGCCGAGGCCCTGCGCGACTGGCCCCAGTGGCGCGAGGCGATCGAGGCTTGGCAGCAGCCGGTGCTGGAGCGCAGCGACCTGCCCGAGCCGATCCGCATGGCGCTGTTCAACGAGCTCTACGACCTCGCCAGCGGCGGCAGCCTCTGGACCGCCGCCACAACCGCCGACCCGGTGGGCCGCTTCGGGGTGCTCGAGTGCCTGGATTACGCCTGGTACGAAAGCCTCGACGTGCGCCTCTACGGCTCCCTCGCCCTGCTGCAGCTGTGGCCCGAGCTCGACAAGGCGGTGCTGCGCAGCTTCGCGAGGGCCATCCCCGCCGCCGACGCCACGCCACGACCGATCGGTTGGTACTTCACCCAGGGCAAGGGGCGGGTGGAGGCGGCCCGCAAGCTGGCGGGGGCCACGCCCCACGATCTGGGCGCTCCGAACGAGCGGCCCTTTGATGCCACCAACTACACCGCCTACCAGGACTGCAACCTCTGGAAGGACCTGGCCAGTGATTTCGTGCTGCAGGTGTGGCGCACCTTCCAGCTGGCGCCCACCGGCAGTGACCTGCGCTTCCTGGCCGACTGCTGGCCCGCCGCGGTGCAGGCCCTGCAGTACCTCAAGACCTTCGACATCAACGACGACGGCCTGCCCGACAACGGCGGCGCCCCGGACCAGACCTTCGACGACTGGGCCCTGAAGGGGGTGAGCACCTATTGCGGCGCCCTCTGGATCGCGGCCCTGGAGGCGGCCCTGGCGATGGGGCAGCGGCTGCAGCTGGATCTGGGGCTCGACACCAGCGCGGAGCAGCGGCAGTTCAGCGACTGGCTGGAGCAGTCGCGGGCGAACTTCGACCGGCTGCTCTGGAACGGCGAGTACTACCGCATCGATGCCGGCAGCGGCACGCCGGTGGTGATGGCCGATCAGCTCTGCGGCGACTTCTACGCCCGCCTGCTGAACCTGCCGCCGGTGGTGAGCGACGCCAACGCGCTGTCCTCGCTCACGGCGATCCGCGAGGCCTGCTTCGAGCGCTTCGAGGGCGGCAAGCTCGGGGTGGCCAATGGCCTGCGCCGCGACGGCACGCCGCTCGACCCCAACGGCACCCACCCATTGGAAGTGTGGACCGGCATCAACTTCGGCCTGGCCGCCTACTACCGGCTCATGGGCCAGACCGGCACCGCTCTGGCGATCACCGGCGCCGTGGTGCAGCAGGTGTACGACGGGGGCCTGCAGTTCCGCACCCCCGAGGCCCTCACCGCCGCAGGCACCTTCCGCGCCTGCCACTATCTACGGGCGATGGCGATCTGGGCTCTGTGGGCCACACACACCCAGTGGCAACCGATTCCGGGCAGTGCCCGTCAGCCATGA
- the ribD gene encoding bifunctional diaminohydroxyphosphoribosylaminopyrimidine deaminase/5-amino-6-(5-phosphoribosylamino)uracil reductase RibD, translated as MDRALQLAALGRGRTSPNPMVGAVVLSADGTLVGEGFHAAAGQPHAEVGALAQAGARARGGTLLVTLEPCCHHGRTPPCSEAVIAAGIRRVVVAMEDPDSRVAGGGLARLRQAGVEVIGGVRQAQALELNRAFVHRVLNGRPLGLLKWGMSLDGRTALPSGQSQWITGPAARDWVHRLRARCDAVIVGGGTVRADNPLLTSRGRRQPEPLRVVLSRQLELPGLPMQLWNQAQARTLVAHGPEAPPQRRDALAALGVETLELSACEPRPLLEALAGHGCNQVLWECGPDLAAAALRQGCVQRLAAVIAPRLLGGAAARTPLGDLELADLAEARLWTGQQLSRCGPDLLWELVAPEPDP; from the coding sequence ATGGACCGGGCGCTGCAACTGGCCGCCCTCGGCCGGGGCCGCACCAGCCCGAACCCGATGGTGGGCGCCGTGGTGCTCAGCGCCGACGGCACCCTGGTGGGGGAGGGCTTCCATGCCGCCGCCGGGCAGCCGCATGCGGAGGTGGGGGCGCTGGCCCAGGCCGGGGCACGAGCCCGGGGGGGCACCCTGCTGGTGACCCTGGAGCCGTGCTGCCACCACGGCCGCACGCCACCGTGCAGCGAGGCCGTGATCGCCGCCGGCATCCGCCGGGTGGTGGTGGCGATGGAGGATCCCGATTCGCGCGTGGCGGGCGGTGGCCTCGCCCGGCTGCGGCAGGCGGGGGTGGAGGTGATCGGCGGGGTGCGTCAGGCGCAGGCCCTGGAACTCAATCGCGCCTTCGTGCACAGGGTGCTCAACGGCAGGCCGCTGGGCCTGCTCAAGTGGGGCATGAGCCTCGACGGGCGCACCGCCCTGCCCAGCGGGCAGAGCCAGTGGATCACCGGCCCCGCCGCCCGCGACTGGGTGCACCGTCTGCGGGCCCGCTGCGATGCCGTGATCGTGGGCGGCGGCACCGTGCGGGCCGACAACCCGTTGCTCACCAGCCGCGGCCGGCGCCAGCCCGAACCGCTGCGGGTGGTGCTCAGCCGCCAGCTGGAGCTGCCCGGCCTGCCAATGCAGCTCTGGAACCAGGCGCAGGCCCGCACCCTGGTGGCCCACGGTCCGGAGGCGCCGCCGCAGCGCCGTGACGCACTGGCGGCGCTCGGCGTGGAAACGCTGGAGCTGAGCGCCTGCGAACCACGGCCGCTGCTGGAGGCCCTGGCCGGACATGGCTGCAACCAGGTGCTGTGGGAATGCGGGCCCGACCTGGCGGCGGCCGCCCTGCGCCAGGGTTGTGTGCAACGGCTGGCGGCCGTGATCGCGCCGCGGCTGCTTGGTGGGGCGGCCGCCCGCACGCCGCTGGGTGATCTGGAGCTGGCGGATCTGGCCGAGGCCCGGCTGTGGACGGGCCAACAGCTGAGCCGCTGCGGGCCTGATCTGCTCTGGGAGCTGGTGGCGCCGGAGCCTGATCCGTAG
- a CDS encoding DUF3122 domain-containing protein: MSSGLPSRALTLALSLLLALGALAGLIGLAPPAFAQIHSHPDENGTPVVRSLESLRDLDDQSWQLVGYRQGPPGGPLRLRIVGYPGKLRLDHPTPLAVRSGVFQWELADLTLANPQLTADARAAAAEFDLAPLLADLDRDRPLRLRLRGGFTDLLVPPYVVAEWRQLPDAPL; the protein is encoded by the coding sequence ATGAGCAGCGGCTTGCCGTCCAGGGCGCTCACCCTCGCGCTCTCCCTGCTGCTGGCCCTGGGCGCACTGGCTGGCCTGATCGGCCTGGCGCCACCAGCCTTCGCCCAGATTCACAGCCACCCCGACGAAAACGGCACGCCGGTGGTGCGCAGCCTCGAGAGCCTGCGGGATCTCGACGACCAGAGCTGGCAGCTGGTGGGCTACCGGCAGGGGCCACCCGGCGGCCCGCTGCGCCTGCGCATCGTGGGCTATCCGGGCAAGTTGCGCCTCGATCACCCCACCCCGCTGGCGGTGCGCTCCGGGGTGTTCCAGTGGGAGCTCGCCGATCTCACCCTCGCCAATCCCCAGCTCACAGCCGATGCCCGGGCGGCCGCGGCCGAATTCGATCTGGCGCCGCTGCTGGCCGACCTTGACCGCGACCGGCCGCTGCGTCTGCGGCTGCGCGGCGGGTTCACCGATCTGCTGGTTCCTCCCTACGTGGTGGCTGAATGGCGGCAGCTGCCGGACGCGCCCCTTTGA
- a CDS encoding mechanosensitive ion channel family protein — protein sequence MPVPALLPPRFPIPIAGLLLAVAVWVALQLIGTSLRRDSLARALLMRSRLSLCLTILLSSVGWWVATLIGTELLPLPRGGLEVRDGLIVIGLVWTVLRCKGELLRRVDTYSKQVFPNLPERDRLFLFDLADKLIAILVAVIVTLELLRLLGTPTALLATAGGFGAAALGFGAKTIVENALSGISLYINRPFVVGDVIRIPSEELTGTVVQIGWFYTQLRDPERQPVFIPNGLFTTQPVINIARIDNRRIWIDFGVRYEDRPVLEAIINALQHQLAADPAIDHDKTLAVHFVGYGESSLQLRLLCHASDGDMATAWDLQQRLLLQIGRVVEEHGAQMPAPLHSLLKT from the coding sequence ATGCCGGTGCCTGCCCTGCTGCCCCCCCGCTTCCCGATACCGATCGCCGGCCTGCTGCTGGCGGTGGCGGTGTGGGTGGCCTTGCAGCTGATCGGCACAAGCCTGCGGCGGGATTCCCTGGCCCGGGCCCTGCTGATGCGCAGCCGGCTCAGCCTCTGCCTGACGATCCTGCTGTCCAGCGTGGGCTGGTGGGTGGCCACGCTGATCGGCACCGAGCTGCTGCCGCTGCCCCGCGGCGGGCTGGAGGTGCGCGACGGGCTGATCGTGATCGGCCTGGTCTGGACGGTGCTGCGCTGCAAGGGGGAGCTGCTGCGCCGGGTGGACACCTACTCCAAGCAGGTGTTCCCGAACCTGCCCGAGCGCGACCGCCTGTTCCTGTTCGACCTGGCCGACAAGCTGATCGCGATTCTGGTGGCGGTGATCGTCACCCTGGAGCTGCTGCGGCTGCTCGGCACCCCCACGGCGTTGCTCGCCACCGCCGGCGGCTTCGGGGCGGCGGCCCTCGGCTTCGGCGCCAAGACGATCGTGGAGAACGCCCTCAGCGGCATCAGCCTTTACATCAACCGCCCCTTCGTGGTGGGGGATGTCATCCGCATCCCCTCCGAAGAGCTGACCGGCACCGTGGTTCAGATCGGCTGGTTCTACACCCAGCTGCGCGATCCCGAGCGGCAACCGGTGTTCATTCCCAATGGCCTGTTCACCACCCAGCCGGTGATCAACATCGCCCGCATCGATAACCGCAGGATCTGGATCGATTTCGGCGTGCGCTACGAGGATCGCCCTGTGCTGGAGGCGATCATCAACGCCCTGCAGCACCAGCTGGCCGCCGATCCCGCCATCGATCACGACAAGACCCTGGCGGTGCACTTCGTGGGCTACGGCGAGTCCAGCCTGCAGTTGCGGCTGCTCTGCCACGCCAGCGATGGCGACATGGCCACTGCCTGGGACCTGCAGCAACGGCTGCTGCTGCAGATCGGCCGGGTGGTGGAGGAGCACGGTGCCCAGATGCCAGCTCCGCTCCACTCCCTGCTCAAGACTTGA